cgTGAAGACTGCTTGTTCTAAAATATATGCACAAAAACACAATGTTTTAAAaggatttcatggttttcttCATTTATAATTGTACATGATAAATTGCGAATTGACAAATTAAAGACTAAGTTGCCAAACACAATAACTGATTTTGActctatatattatttgttaatCATATTGATAGGACTTGAATAGTTGTCTAATAACCAGCATATTTGCCTGAAAATGGAGGGGGAAAACCcactttttttctctctttttgaCAGCCTTTTGTATCtgtttatacatgtagatgCCAGTGAATTTAAAGTAATTGAGAATTTAACACTATGAAATGTGGATGTGATGCAAAAAATTAATAGGATATTtttcccatttattttttagtctaaAGACACACCCGATGATGTATGGAAGCATGATATGTTTGACGGAGATGTTGGAACAATGAAGAGAGGTAGAGGAGGAGGAGCCTCTGTTGGGGGTGGTGGCAGCACAAGTAAACTTCATATATCCAATTTAGACTTTGGGGTCAATGATTCTGATATTCAGGTACTTAAAATTAATAAGATTTTCATGTTGTTCCTAAATCTTTTGCTTTTATCTAATTGAAATATAAggacaaaataaacatttaatttgtatGCAAAATTCAGatatcttgtatttttttatttttaaggaagcatatttgaataaaatcttACAGGCAAGGAATTGCATTTGTATTAAAGGCTATGAATGAAAGTTTTTTAAGAGTACACAAATAAGTATCctaaacaaaaatcattataaatattacttAGTAGAGGTGGCATAGTTTTGTTCGTAAAATctaagtaaaacaaaatgttagaaatattACTCTGAATCATATGATAGATGCTTTAACCGAAGAACCAGATATTAAATATGATAACTGCACAATTTGAGTACCTTTAAGCATGCTTGCATTTTAAATCTTTTCACCAGGAACTGTTTGCAGAATTTGGTCCATTGAAGAAGGCAGCTATACACTATGACAGATCTGGTAGATCTTTAGGCACAGCAGAAGTGATATATGAGAGAAATTCAGATGCTGCAAAAGCCATGAAACAATATAACAATGTTCCATTAGATGGTAATAATCAATGATACACGTTTTTACATGACATCTTTTTGTCTGGTATCAAATAGTTAGCAATATAATGTGTtcataaaagtttatttaaaatatatggaTACATTTAGATAAAAGTCAAGCAGATTAAGTAAAGTAATGTAAAGTAAAAAAGTATGTGGGAAATTCGACAGTAAGCACCTGTTTTGTCAGAATTATATGAAACTTTTATCAAGAGATCATATAAACAATAATTCAGAGTGACCTAATCATTACTGGTCAAGGACTTTTTTGTTCAATGCAAGTATTTTATGAAAACCATACAGTTTTATATCAGCAATTTCTCTGAAGCTGACCCTATGACATAGTTGTTTTTGCTGATTTGGCGTAAAGCAATCAATTGATCAATCTTTGAAGCTGGATGATCtcattttaaactgaaaatcATTGGAGTAATTGCCCCTGGACAGTCTGATGTAATATGTGCTGAACATTTAAACACGGTCACTTTTCTCCTATCAAGTTTGGCCTTAATCAATATTTGAAGTagcaaaaaaatcaattctgttcgtacaaatgtatatatttttcatttcatttcccATGAGAAATTGTATTTACATGATTGTATTATGCCATagagatttaaaatttaatttttatgataatGTTTTAGGTCGACCGATGAATATACAGTTGATTGGTCCCACAGATTCTGGTTCAGGAGATGGATTTAATAGGAGCAGACTAGGAGTTAGCAGAGGAGGCGGTGGTGGTGGAGGCAGAGGAGGAGGACGAGGGTAGGTTTCTTTTAATTTAgaatagaaaaagaaaaggttgtatgattgccaacgaaaCAACTCTCCTCAACAGATCAAAAATTAACACTACAGGTCACGGGGCCATTAAAAATGATCATACCATGCAGTAAGCTTGAGTCTACTCTACAAATAGCTGATCAattgtttgtttgatatttgataaagtTATGAAGATTTCTTTTCACCTACAATTGTTGGGTGGATGATATTTCCCGagttcatgtgttttatcattgtaTTTTTTACTATATCCTGATAAGGAATTAGAGGTTTATAGTAATCCTTATGTCCACTCATCCATTTGTTGATTATCAATAATAGATATGGTTTGAGACAACTTTTGACCATAGTCTAAACTTAATTTAGATGTAAACAATCAAAGGTATGTCCATATTTTGTATCTTAactaatatcatgaatatcaaAACAACATAACTGCTGGGGGATATTACGAATAAAGCGCTAAGcttagttttagaaaaattggTGATGGCTtctgtttatttacattttcaagCATTTTCAAGCATTTTTAAACGTAAATCTGCAAGTTAAAAATGTTGCAAGATTTAAAATTCTTACATttgataatatatgtatatcaaaTGCCTAAAAAATCAACCTATTATATGTTGCATGCAAGTCTCATTTGTGAAaaagaatctatatttcttttaaattgaagGTTCAGTCGTGGTGGCCGGCGAGGAGGCGGTGGTGGCGGAGGCAGTGGTGGAGGTGGAGGAGGAGGATTTAGAGGCCGGGGAGGAAGAGGACGTGGAGGAGGAAATAAGAAACCTAGAACAGCAGAAGAACTTGACGCTGAATTGGAAGCATATAATTCAAAggtaaaagttgaaaaatctttGGTAGTATTACTGATTCATCAAATATCATGCTCatactaaaaaaaagaaatttatttaattaatataagCCAAGGAatgcatattatataaaaatgagatGATAATGGTTTGCTAGAATTGAAATGTTTTGGAATGGAATATATCAATATAGTTGCTGTCAGTTAAAATTGATACCATGTTTTGGTCGAAATATTTTAAACTACAAACCACATTCATTCGAGATGATGTTTTTCAATTTGCGGAatcaaaaatctttttaaaaaaccaacaaaaaaaaacagtactaTCTCACATTTTGTTGTGATTGCTCAAATTTATTACAGACTGAGAAATATCTGCAATTtcctgacaaaaaaaaaacaataaaaaatagacGTCCATATGCATCCACCAATAAGATATATGACTAGAGATGGGACACTTTACAAGAGGGAGAGGGATTattaatataacattttataatagAAGGCTTTTTAAAATCAGTGTTTcttaattaaattattgttgtaatttaaaaattttcatttgcaGATGGAAACTGATTGATGTTTGAAAGAACTTATATAGGAAAGACAATAAAAGGAAATAATTCTCACTGACACTTGACTGAGTATTGTAGCTATGTGAAAACTTTATTAGAGTGAATGGATTCATCATCGAGTAAAGACTAGAATGAAATATACTGTGATCATTGATAAATTCTTGTAAGATTTAATTTCAGTGAACAGCCCAATTGGGCTTGAAGAGCGTGTACTCGacaaatgaaatagaagaactatttatatcttatttcaaatgaaatttacatgattttattttgttgattttaatatttgcaattctgttttcaaagtaatttatatttgattataattttattttgttttattattttaaacaatctaAAATTTAGACTCCATATTTAACAAGAAAAAATGATGAACAGGTTAACCtgaacatttattattatttgttttcatccaAAAGTTTCATATACAATATGGACTTAGAATAGCATACATTTTTgagtatattttgaatataagtacataattatttctatttcccaaattaaaaagaaattaatccCTTGTTCCTAAAAATGTTGATAATAAGCCCTCGAAAAAAAGTTATTCTGGACACAAGGCAactgaataaaacatttttgaatttctgCACACAAACTTCTCTAGTATCTTTCTAAGTCCATATTGGTACCAAAAAACTTATTCATTGACATATGCATTATTGTTTTGAGAGAAaaagagaaatacacaaatgtTACATTGTGGTTGGTCATAATTTGAATActagtttatttgttttactgtaATATGTACTATTTATGTTCATGTTTTTTGTATGTCATACAAGATA
The genomic region above belongs to Mytilus trossulus isolate FHL-02 chromosome 7, PNRI_Mtr1.1.1.hap1, whole genome shotgun sequence and contains:
- the LOC134725396 gene encoding THO complex subunit 4-like, with product MTMGDKMDMSLDDIIKTTKKGGRGRGGGQRRGRGSGGGGAGGATRGRRGGGGFGGRQNRGGGGGGVFRGGIQKRRTSGGGGRQSFSRSKDTPDDVWKHDMFDGDVGTMKRGRGGGASVGGGGSTSKLHISNLDFGVNDSDIQELFAEFGPLKKAAIHYDRSGRSLGTAEVIYERNSDAAKAMKQYNNVPLDGRPMNIQLIGPTDSGSGDGFNRSRLGVSRGGGGGGGRGGGRGFSRGGRRGGGGGGGSGGGGGGGFRGRGGRGRGGGNKKPRTAEELDAELEAYNSKMETD